The Heptranchias perlo isolate sHepPer1 unplaced genomic scaffold, sHepPer1.hap1 HAP1_SCAFFOLD_912, whole genome shotgun sequence DNA segment TGCATCTATATTCCACAAAGTGAACTGCTCCTCAATTCCCTCAAGGTTTGGAGAGCCCAGTTGCACCAACTCTTTCAAACCCTATCTTTACTTCCTGATGCTGAAGTCCATTTAAATCCTACTTAGTTTCTGAAGCCATGACGTTACCATGCTTCTTGTAACTGACTGCTAAAGCACAGCAAAACGCTTAAGGCCTGAAATCGCTGAGGCTAAGGAAGGTGAAAAGGAGTTATGTTGCATGTTTGGAGGAGTGCGAAACTTGCGGTGGAACTCGGTTGCACTGGGTTTGTAGCAAATTCCAACTGGAGGAGAAGGAAAGTCTTTTATCTACCCCCACATGTCAAAGGGGCCTATTTGAGGGACTGCCCAGGCCACCCCAGAAATGCTACCCGTTGCATCCTTGTAAAACGACAGTGGAACTCTCACCAGTTGAGAGCATGGCCACTTTTTGGCGGGTGAgttttggggtcaattttagtttttggggtgggggtgggaggctcTTAGACGGGTAACAGGCACTTACGCCGTCATCAGTACGTGGTCCGGCCGATTTTAATGACCAGGCCACATTTACATGTGGCTTGTTggcaatgttccctctaattttttcggccatgtgtggaatgaattagggtttgtgcaccgatatagAGGCCGTGTGCGCTACCGTAAAAGAAAACACAACTTTAAATATCTTTTTaggaaacattattcagggtaaataacaaacagaacaaatgtacaaaataatggataattgtaacaaggcgagctgtcgatgatttttaattaaacaaaactggttcTAGAAATTTCATAAGTAAACACTGTCACCAGAGGAAAGGGGAatcctgattgagacccagagtctgtcgGTGACGGGCCCGATGGTGGAGAAGAGGGTGACTGTCTCTGGTTCGGatatttttctcttctgtctctccctctcttccagtgtttatatattttgtccaggtTTACTTCTCTGCCACTTGACGGATGAGATTTGATCCACATAAACATATCGAGGTGATTGTCTTTCAAACCGTTACCTGATTTaatttttatattatttatacggctgaacagggctctggtgagaccacacctatctcttatgttcttatggacttATGAGTCTTAAGTAATAAAACAGTATAAAGCTTACTGTAAACCAGTGGTCCTGATAATAATACATTCCAACATCCCTATCATTATTTAAAAATACTATTGCTGGAATCCTTAAAAAATGCACTTGCTTCTTGAATGAGAAAAAGTGAAATCACTCAAGTTGTTTGACAGCtttaaagaggaatattaaaagagGATGTTGTGCCTTTTAAAGAAAGGCGTTTTTTGTTTGCAGAGattcgcacatgcgcagccctgtgagcactgcccctttaattagcaGCTTTGTGGCAGCTGAAGGAGAtgccattgtgggggggggggggggggggcggtttcaGAGCTGGAACTGGGCCAACGAGCATGTGCCCTGGGCTATCGTTCTGGAGTGGAGCGAGAATGAGATCGTGGCTCTTTCTGCAGAAATATAGAGCGCAGCCTCCCTCAAACAGCTGAAATTGTTTAATGTtttatttgactttttaaaaaaagacatagaATTTTCCCATCATGTGCAGACTTGGACCTCTTGGCTACTACTGCTTTCCCGCTGCGTAGCAGACACAGTACCTACAGTATGCAGTCCGTTCCACGTTGCCGAGGACCCTTTACTCGATTTACATTGATTCCTACTCAGTCTTTTTATCGGGTTCTTACCGCTGTTTGAAGCCGCCATTTTAACCTGCATATAATTCAGTTTGTACAGAACGTCCCCCCGACCTTCCCGCCCGTCCACCTAACaccaatcacccccacccccacccccacttccttcCAGCTGGGACTCCTCGGGACTGCGCGTTGAATAAAACAATATCGTGCCTCTCGGAACAGTAGAGGACGTTGTGTTTatagaaaaaaagtaaaaagaaaagccGCCCAATTAGATTGGAGAGGCTTTAGGTAAACCGTGCGTTAGGTTCCGAGCTTTAAAACGTCTGCAAAGGTTAAAAAAGATGTGTTGAAAGCAATAACAGAACACACTGGCGGTGGGACAGTGCGGATGGAATGAGGAAGTGCGCGGCACACAACAGGCTGCTGCGCGGTCGCGCACGCatgcagcttagagggaacagaGCTTGTCAGCCTCCCGGCTGAGCACActaccttgtggggcctggaggatcactcctgctcctgctagcccacaaggaaaccttaaaGCAGCTTACATCTTCTGGCCTTCGATGCAGCTCCTGGCGGGAAAGGCAGCACTGCTCGCCTGCTCAGGCCTCAggctaaaattgcagtcgggtatCCTGCCCACTTCCAGAGCGCAATTTCCGGCGGGTCAGCCAGAGgcctatttaaagcaggaatgcacctcttaaagcgagCTTGCTTTCCCTGCCGCAAGATTTCACTGTTGGACTGGTGCAGCAAGAAACTGAGTCAGCATGAGTCACAGGCAAGCCCCAGGTTTTCTGAGGCCTCCCTGGAGCTCCTGCTGGAAGAGGTCAGGGCGAGGAGGGAGGTTCTCTTCCCAGCCAGTAGCAGGAGGATCCTGAAAATCCCAGTCCACCGGGCACGGAGCGAGATTGCTGAGGTTGTTGGCTCCAGGAGCGTCACCCAcaggacctggatccagtgcaggaagtgtttcattgGCTTCTTGTGAACAGCGAGGGTGAGTGGCTCTTTCTTACTTCACACTCCGCACACCTGCTTTCAATTCAATACCTCCCCGTCCTGATtgcctcttgcttcttctccctctcagcatATACACAACAAACAGAAGCCCCGCACAACAGCACTGTCCTTTTGTATGAGACTCTCGCCTTTTCTGCAGGACAAGGCAGCACACAACACCAAGGAGAGGAGTAAGATCAGAGCAGGACCACCCAACCACATGGTGGTGTCAGAGCCGGAGCAGCAAGTGCTCGAGATCAGTGGCCCTGGAAAAGCTGTCAGGATAGGAGATTTTGAGGCTGGGGGCTTATGTGAGCAGGGTCTGatcactaaaacaaaagcaaaatactgcagatgctggaaaatctgaaataaaaacagaaaatgctggaaacaatctgtaggtcaggcagcgtctgtggagagagaaatagagttaatgtttcaggtcgatgacctttcatcagaactagaagttagagatttagcaatttttaagcaagtacagagccagggaaaagttgGGGCGCTGGAGTcggttgtggggggggtgtgtggtgggGAGGGTATGGTGGtgacagggaaggaaagaacaaagggaaggtcagtgatagggtggagggcaggagtgattaaatgacaaaagggatgacggtgcaaggcaaaagggggtggtaatgggacaggtaaagaaacaaaagatggatccagaggagctgtaaatggcaacagcagaatcattaccaaCACCTGTTGtccaagaaaatgggagcagtggttatgatctgaagttgttgaactcaatgttgaggccgcaaggctgtaaagtgccttttGCTTATAGTTCTTCcaacttagtatactgtattcactgctcacaatgcggtctcctctacactggggagaccaaacgcagattgggtgatcgctttgcagaACACCTCCGTGCAGTGCGCAagagtgaccctgagcttccagtcgcttgccattttaattctctgtcccactcccactctgacctctctgtctttagCCTCCTACACtcctaatcttcatatagactgggcaaaccaaagtggcaaaaatagtttggaggatgagttcatggaatgcattcaagacagttttctagaacaatatgtcgaggaactaaCCAGGGATCAGGCTATTTTAAGATCTagtgttgtgtaatgagacagggttaattagtaatcttatagttaaggatcctctggggtagagtgatcataatatgatagaatttcatattgagtttgagagtgatgtagttaagtccgaaactagggtcttaatttAAAcatagccaattatgtaggtatgaggggcaagttggctgaggttgattgggaaattagattaaaagatatgatagtagataagcaatggtgaacatttaaagaaataattcataattctcaacaaatatacattcccttgaggaataaaaactccacgggtaaaatgatccaaccgtggttaactagagaagttaaggatagtattagattaaaagaataggtttacaatgttgccagaaagagtagtaagcctgaggattggaagagttttagtAATCAGCAAAGgctgaccaagaaattgataaagagggaaaaaattgaatgagagtaaactagcaaaaaatataaaaacagattgtaagagcttctacaagtatgtaaaaaggaagagagtagcaaaagtaaacatgggtcccttagaggctgagacaggagaaattataatggggaataaggaaatggcagagacattaaacaaatattttgtatctgtcttcacagtagaagacacaaaaaacataccagaaatagtggggaaccaagagtctaatgagagggaggaactttaaagcaattaagattagtaaagaaaaagtactggagaaattaatgggactaaaagccaacaaatcccctggacctgatggcctacatccgagggttctaaaagcagtggctgcagagatagtggatgcattggttgtgatcttccagaattccctagattttttttctctcctctccccacttttccctggctctgtatttgcttaaaaactgttaaatctgtaacatcttcctgttctgatgaaaggtcatcgatctgaaacattaactctgtttctctctcggcagatgctgcctgacctgctgaatgtttttgACTGTGACTACTACTTGCACCTCTTCATGAACCTTTGAGAAACACACAATCGCACAGCATGACTACATCATCTGCTACTTTCCAGCCTCTCACTGCCATCgtaactcttgtcccttttcttattcctctaggtccttctcagTAGTCACAGTCCCCCAAAGAAGAGATCTCAGAGGAGGAGAATCCTTCTGAGGAAGCACAGTCATcactcccaagcaccagcacagagaatGACACCCTGTTTGGGTTAGAGAGTGAGGTATACGGTCTGCGTGTCATAAAACACCCAGCACTAGTGAGCGGCTGGGACAGCCCCGGAGACAGTTGCTGGAGGGTGAGGTCCTCTTCCAGCACTGGTGAGGGGGACAGAAATTAGGACTTCAGGGGCCCAGCAATGAGAAGTAAACTGCTTGCTTCACACCAGCAGTTATATCAGGCTTGCCAAGGAGTTTTACCTTTGATGCACCCTTACATATGCGACTACTCGACCGAATCATAAtaatgactccagccccacaattTGGGACAGAGTCTGAGGCCTTCTGTATGGGTAGCCTGGAGTTCCGTTCTATTGCACTTGCACAGACGGCAAGAACTCCCGGAATTTCGGGCCCTTATAGTATTGAGTTTAATTCGTCATCATTCCAAACTGAATTGCTTTGACAGTTTGATAATAACGCATTTGAACGTTAAACATGTTCAGTAGGAAATGTTAACTTCACCTACAACTGCACTTCTGCGAACTACAGAAGACTACATTCACACTGTAGTCTGGGACGTGCAGTCCGTGTGTGAGAACAACTGCTGAGGGTTTCACTTCCACTGCTTCAGTGAAATCCATAGCAAGATTGCTTAGCTAAATCCCACTTCGCTGCAACACTAAAGTttgtgtgtaaatgcacccttAGATTAATGATTATGAGGTCCAGAAGGTGACTGGTCCAGCTCTAACTAGAAcacaccaaagatgacatgaaactGAATGAATGGAATTTGGGTTCAGTTAGCCATGCTCAGTTATTAAGGCAGAAACCTGTAACCTGGATTTTTCTTATTCATGACAGAATGCAAGAGGACAACTTTGAAGCTTCTACATCCATATCTCAGCTTCTGAGGGAGAGCTATTTAGCTGAAGTCCGAATACATCAAGGGCACGGTGAGAAAAGCAGGTCAGAAGTTACCTCGCAGCATTTCTATTATGGCGGTAAATCTGGGGTTCCCCAGGATTTAGATGGCCAGGATGAATCTCCCGATTTGTCTGCATTTTTGAGCCAAGAGGAATTGGACAAAAGTGTAAACTTAGCTCAGCAAGCCATTGCCCAATGTTCTCATGAAGGGAAGAAAGATGAAAAGCAGATCAATGTAAGCTGCCCCGCCAGAGATTTGTACGACACTTTGAAGCCTTCTGGGAATAGAAAAGTTTTAGAATCTGTAACTTCCTCAGGTTTGTCAGAGAAACAGAACAATCAATCGTACCACTACGAGAATTTCAACAAAAGTCCCAGCAGCTCGAAAGAAAGTTACAAAGAACTAAGAAAGCAGTCAAGGAACAGCCCTTACAGTACTGAAACAGAGGCTAAAAAAGATTATTTAAGTAAAGCTGCAGATTTTATTGAGGAGTTATCTTCACTCTTTAAAACAACCAGTTCAAAACGGATTAAACCGAGAACCGGCAAAAACTCTCGAAGCAGGGCGCAGGCAAAGACTCGCTCACAAACTCAACACTCATCTTGGTCTATCGACGAGAGGGAGAGGACACACGTACCTTTTTCTGCACAAGCGTACGACGAATCCACACCCAAGGAAGAATCTGAAGAGATAGCACAGGCCACGGTTCTATCAGCAGGTACTGAGACAGCAACAGCAGAAGCTGAAACAACCGAAGCCCAATCAAGACCTGTTTACATTGAAGATACCGAAGGGAATCCAGCGCGATTCATCCAGCGACTAAAGagcagggaagcagcagagggaaGCAGAGTCCAGCTTGATTGTATTGTGACAGGATTACCAACACCAGAAGTGAGGTAAATGCCCCATATTTTTGTTTTGCTTCGAAACCCATTATAGTTAAATTATCATTTACAGTCAGGttataaacagaaaatgatgtGTGACCTAAACTGGGTCCCCTTAAATAATCATTTATAATGCAAATATTTTAAAGTTTGCAAAGTTAGTTTTGAGgtaattgggggtaatttttgGGCCTCGCTCTGTCAGTAGGTAGTCTTGCTAGCTGGTAGTGCAAATCAAAAAACTCGGCTGTGCCCTGCGCCTGATTTTCGCACCATGATTTTAAATGATTGGAAAATTGTGCTTGGTCCTACCCGAATTTCCACTCTGGGCAGCTGGTGGGGAGGCTCCTCGCCAGCAATGTGAAGTTTAAAATTAACTCTTTTTATCTTTCGGTGACAGATTTACTCCACTGACTTTGCAAAATATCATTTTCAAAAGTTTCTGTTTTATTAAGGAAAGTGAATTCACTCCTGTATCTTGTGTCATGTTTCTATAACATTGTAAACCCCGCTAAGTATCTCTTATTTTATAATTATCGTTATTATACCAGTGTTTTCATGGAAcattatcacactcacacacctgtGGTAAATAAATTATTAGTTATCTAGTTATTTATATTTATAGTCTCTCTTCCACTTTTAAGctgttttttccccttttttcaaTATCAAGtaaaattgaattttgaaaacaTGGATTTAACAAGGTAAATATCAGGAGCCAGCCCACAGGCACTAAGATCGTGGAATCTGAATTAAAAGGTACTGACATAGAAGAAGCTTAAAACTGCCGGGACTCACTCCCACCAGTTGCCCTGAAGATGGAGTTTCTGAACTTGCCTTAGGCCCGGTAGTTTTACTATGCTCAGTAACTAGTCACATTAGTATGGGTCTTACGCAATATAAGAACAGCTATTGATGCACTTTGCAGGGTCTGCCAGTTCCCTCCTAGTAACTGGATCAAGCCTGGCTTACTGATAGCATTCCCGCCTGAGTCAGAAGACTAATGGTTCAAAccccgctccagacagtcccaaccagtggagaccagagctcccgCTCTGCATTCTTGGTTACATCCCAGCATGTAATgggtgtgggagcccataaacccTCCCACACTATCGGTCGGTATATGATGGccacggccatggaaggagcgttcacaACCTCCTAGTGTTTTAAGTGTCCAACTGTGTTTTAAGCTTTAAAACTGTTGGTTATTTGCTGGTTTCAAGTCCCCTCGGAAAACATATTTTCATAGAATTGCCCTTGCTTTGGCAAAACTAACAGCTCAGCCTCTCTATTTCTGATCTCACCAGACTATAACACTGGACACCTTCCTTTATAAAAATGTAGCATTAGGTGAGATTTCACCTGAATACACTTCCTCTTCAAAGCTAGGTAGGTGATAGTTATATGGCCTTTTTCCTGGTGGTTTAGTGGAGTGGGGATATCAGATCCCATCTGGTCTAGTAGTGGAGTATGTGCCTTTGACAACTGATTATTCAGTGGGATGTATCTATGGACCCTGCTGACAAGGAGAGTAACAGAAATGCTGGCTGGACCAATTATTGAATGTGAATGCCAAAATCAGATGGTGTACAAACCCTTTTCTTATCATCACCAGTAATATCTAGAAATGCTGACTAAAGTCCAAATTAATTGGAATTGATCAGAAATTACTGTGTTCAGAATTGAAGCAGAAATCTGCTGTTGTTGAAAGTACACTTTCCAAAGTTATCAGAGTAAATTTCCCATCACCCTTGGCGAGGTCTCTCGCACAGTACAACATGTATTGGGAAACTACCTACTGTTgttgcaaatgcagcagccaattcacaCACTGCAAGCACcagcaaacagcaaatgagataaatgaccaattcatCTGTGCTTTTTTATTTTATGGTGTTCTCTGAGGGAAAGCTATGGCTAagacaatgggagaactccctgctattcttcgaatagtgccataaaCATACCAACCATCAGCATTTGGCCCTGCTGTCCCTTTGTCAGTGTTTGCTGACAACAATCAGCACAGAATTTAAAAATCCTGTGCCATGCCAGGGCCACCCCATAATGTAGCTCGGTAAAGCTCATCTGACCATGTGCACCCTCACCGAGGTGTTACTCTCCCATAAGCTCAGAAAGGAGTATAATGAGCCCAAATCCAGACACCAGCAGAAAATAGGGAAATCCCCTCAGGCTAGAGGGCCAAAGAGAAGGCCGAACCCAAAAAATTATTACTGCCATAGAGCAAAGAAtctcactggagtatcagccagaAAGTGAGCACTAGTGGAACTGACCATGATCTCATTGGCCTACAGTGGGATCaggaaaaagaaagatcttgcatttctatagcgcctttcacgatctcaggacatcccaaatcgctttacaaccaatgaagtacttttgaagtgtactcactgttgtaatgtaggaaatgcagcagccaatttgcacacacagcaaggtgccacaaataacaatgagataatcatagaatgatacagcacaggaggaggccgttaagcccatcgtgcctgtgccggctctttgaaagagctatccaattagtcccagtcccctgctttttccccatagccctgcaaatgttttcccttcaagtatttatccagttgccttttgaaagttattattgaatctgcttccatcaccctttcaggcagtgcattccagatcataacaactcactgcataaaaatattttttctcatgtcgcctctggttcttttgccgatcaccttaaatctgtgtcctctggttaccgacccttctgccactggaaacagttattTACTCCttatctactttatcaaaaccgttcataattttgaacacctctatcaaatctcctcttaaccttctctgctctaagaagaacaaccccagcttctccagtctctccacataactgaagtccctcatccctggtaccattctagtaaatctcctctgcaccctctctaaggtcttgacatctttcctaaagtatggtgcccagaattggccacaatactccagctgaggcctaaccagtgttttataacggtttagcataacttccttgcttttgtattctatgcctctattaataaagcccagcatcccatatgctttttaacagccttcccaacttgtcctgctaccttcaaagatttgtgtacatacacccccaggtctctctgttcctgcatcccctttaaaattgtaccatttagtttatattgcctctcctcattctttctaccaaaatgcataatttcacacttctctgcattaaatttcatcttgtctgcccatttcaccagtctgtctatatcctcctgaagtctgttactatcctcctcattgtttactacatttccgaatctcgtagcatctgcaaactttgaaattataccctcgatacccaagtccagatcattaatatatatcaaaaagagcagtggtcctaatactgacctctggggaacaccactgtatacttccttccagtctgaaaaacaaccattcaccactactctctgctttctgtaccttagccaattttgtacccatgctgccactgtccctttaatcccatgggctttaattttgctaacaagtctattatatggtactttatcaaattccttttgtaAGCCCATGTACAAAACTttaaccgcattaccctcatcaaccctctccatcaaagaactcagtcaagt contains these protein-coding regions:
- the LOC137319864 gene encoding myopalladin-like; protein product: MQEDNFEASTSISQLLRESYLAEVRIHQGHGEKSRSEVTSQHFYYGGKSGVPQDLDGQDESPDLSAFLSQEELDKSVNLAQQAIAQCSHEGKKDEKQINVSCPARDLYDTLKPSGNRKVLESVTSSGLSEKQNNQSYHYENFNKSPSSSKESYKELRKQSRNSPYSTETEAKKDYLSKAADFIEELSSLFKTTSSKRIKPRTGKNSRSRAQAKTRSQTQHSSWSIDERERTHVPFSAQAYDESTPKEESEEIAQATVLSAGTETATAEAETTEAQSRPVYIEDTEGNPARFIQRLKSREAAEGSRVQLDCIVTGLPTPEVR